One window of Saccharomyces mikatae IFO 1815 strain IFO1815 genome assembly, chromosome: 8 genomic DNA carries:
- the GGA2 gene encoding phosphatidylinositol 4-phosphate-binding protein (similar to Saccharomyces cerevisiae GGA1 (YDR358W) and GGA2 (YHR108W); ancestral locus Anc_5.416), protein MSHPHSHSIYLSELPVRKPQTMGNPLLRKIQRACRMSLAEPDLALNLDIADYINEKQGAAPRDAAIALAKLINNRESHVAIFALSLLDVLVKNCGYPFHLQISRKEFLNELVKRFPGHPPLRYSKIQRLILTAIEEWYQTICKHSSYKNDMGYIRDMHRLLKYKGYAFPKISESDLAVLKPSNRLKTASEIQKEQEIAQAAKLEELIRRGKPEDLREANKLMKIMAGFKEDNAVQAKQSISNELNKLKRKADLLNEMLESHDSQNWDNETSQELHSALKVAQPKFQKIIEEEQEDDELVQDLLKFNDTVNQLLEKFSLLKNGDSNAASQIHPIHVSAPLQQSSGALTNEINLIDFNELDEAPSQVNDITNGTNTPATAETSVNDLLGDLTDLSISNTPSANQTSFGLGGDIVLGSSQPAPPVTTTQNSNNTLDILGLSSPHPPTNSQGLSSNGLDLLSGFSATVNTPSTSARSLVNQSSNLKIEFEISREANSVIRIKSFFTNLSSSQISDLVFLLAVPKSMALKLQPQSGNFLAANAKDGVTQEGIIENVPANPSKALKVKWKVNYSINSNQVEETAVFTLPNV, encoded by the coding sequence ATGTCGCACCCACACTCACATAGCATATACTTGTCTGAGTTGCCTGTCAGGAAACCCCAGACCATGGGTAATCCTCTTTTGAGGAAGATTCAAAGAGCTTGCAGAATGTCATTAGCTGAACCAGACTTGGCGTTGAATCTTGATATTGCTGATTacattaatgaaaaacaagGTGCTGCCCCTCGGGATGCTGCTATTGCACTTGCTAAATTAATCAATAACAGAGAATCGCACGTGGCAATATTCGCGCTATCTCTTTTGGATGTACTTGTGAAGAATTGTGGATATCCATTCCACTTGCAAATTTctagaaaagaatttttgaatgaatTGGTCAAGAGGTTTCCAGGTCATCCACCATTACGTTATTCCAAGATTCAGAGATTGATTTTGACGGCTATTGAAGAATGGTATCAAACAATTTGTAAGCATTCAAGCTACAAAAATGACATGGGTTATATTAGAGACATGCATCGCTTGCTAAAATACAAGGGTTATGCATTTCCTAAGATCAGCGAATCTGATTTGGCGGTTTTGAAGCCGAGTAATCGATTGAAAACCGCCAGtgaaattcaaaaggaaCAAGAAATTGCTCAAGCTGCGAAACTAGAGGAATTGATTAGGCGTGGTAAACCTGAAGATTTGAGAGAAGCTAacaaattgatgaaaattatGGCTGGATTTAAAGAAGACAATGCTGTCCAAGCCAAACAATCTATTTCCAATGAATTGAACAAATTAAAGCGTAAGGCTGATCTACTAAATGAAATGCTGGAATCACATGACTCACAAAATTGGGACAATGAAACTTCTCAAGAACTTCACAGTGCATTAAAAGTAGCCCAACCaaaatttcagaaaattatcgaagaagaacaagaggACGATGAATTAGTGCAAGATCTATTAAAGTTTAACGATACAGTTAATCAATtattagaaaaattcagtCTATTGAAAAACGGTGACTCCAATGCTGCTTCACAAATACACCCAATTCACGTCTCTGCTCCATTACAGCAGTCTTCCGGTGCTCTGACTAATGAAATTAACCTAATCgatttcaatgaattgGACGAAGCGCCTTCTCAGGTTAACGACATCACTAATGGTACCAATACGCCAGCAACAGCAGAAACATCCGTTAATGACTTGCTAGGCGATTTGACCGACTTATCTATTTCAAACACTCCAAGTGCTAACCAAACATCCTTTGGTCTCGGAGGTGATATTGTGTTGGGTTCCTCTCAACCTGCACCACCAGTTACTACTACCCAAAATTCCAATAATACTTTGGACATTTTGGGATTATCAAGCCCTCACCCACCAACTAATAGTCAAGGATTAAGCAGCAACGGGCTTGACCTTTTGTCAGGATTTAGCGCAACAGTAAATACACCTTCCACGTCTGCAAGATCTTTAGTTAATCAATCTTCTAATTTGAAGATCGAGTTCGAAATCTCAAGAGAAGCTAACTCAGTTATAAGGATAAAATCATTTTTCACAAATTTGAGCTCGTCACAAATCTCCGATCTAGTTTTCTTATTAGCAGTACCCAAGTCAATGGCGTTAAAATTGCAACCACAATCAGGTAATTTTTTGGCAGCTAATGCTAAAGATGGTGTTACCCAAGAGggtattattgaaaatgtgCCCGCCAATCCTTCAAAAGCTTTGAAAGTGAAGTGGAAGGTAAACTATTCTATCAATTCCAACCAGGTTGAAGAAACTGCTGTTTTTACATTACCTAATGTATAA
- the CDC12 gene encoding septin CDC12 (similar to Saccharomyces cerevisiae CDC12 (YHR107C); ancestral locus Anc_5.412): MSAATATATPVPPPVGISNLPNQRYKIVNEEGGTFTVMLCGESGLGKTTFVNTLFQTVLKRADGQQHRQDPIRKTVEIDITRALLEEKHFELRVNVIDTPGFGDNVNNNKAWQPLVDFIDDQHDSYMRQEQQPYRTKKFDLRVHAVLYFIRPTGHGLKPIDIETMKRLSTRANLIPVIAKSDTLTAQELQQFKSRIRQVIEAQEIRIFTPPLDADSKEDSKGGASVDSAAVEHARQLIEAMPFAIVGSEKKFDNGQGTQVVARKYPWGLVEIENDSHCDFRKLRALLLRTYLLDLISTTQEMHYETYRRLRLEGHENTGDGNEDFTLPAIAPARKLSHNPKYKEEENALKKYFTDQVKAEEQRFRQWEQNIVNERIRLNGDLEEIQGKVKKLEEQVKSLQVKKSHLK, from the coding sequence ATGAGTGCTGCTACTGCCACTGCTACCCCTGTCCCTCCTCCAGTAGGGATCTCCAATCTCCCCAACCAACGCTACAAAATTGTTAATGAAGAAGGTGGTACATTCACAGTGATGTTATGTGGTGAAAGCGGATTGGGTAAGACCACATTTGTTAATACCCTATTCCAGAcagttttgaaaagggCAGACGGTCAACAACATCGTCAAGATCCTATCAGAAAGACTGTCGAAATTGACATCACAAGGGCTTTactagaagaaaaacatttcGAGTTGCGCGTTAATGTCATTGATACTCCAGGTTTTGGGGACAATGTGAATAATAACAAAGCTTGGCAACCACTGGTGGATTTCATTGATGATCAACATGATTCCTACATGCGTCAAGAACAACAACCATATCGTACTAAGAAATTTGACTTGAGAGTTCATGCTGTTCTTTACTTTATCAGGCCCACCGGGCATGGTTTGAAGCCGATCGATATTGAAACTATGAAGAGGTTGTCTACCAGAGCAAACTTGATTCCGGTTATTGCTAAATCAGATACATTAACTGCCCAAgaactacaacaatttaaaTCCAGGATCAGACAGGTAATAGAAGCTCAAGAAATTCGTATTTTTACACCTCCATTAGATGCTGACTCCAAGGAAGACTCAAAAGGTGGTGCTAGTGTGGATTCAGCGGCCGTCGAGCACGCAAGACAGTTGATAGAAGCAATGCCGTTTGCTATAGTGGGgtctgaaaaaaaatttgacaaCGGACAAGGTACTCAGGTGGTTGCCAGAAAGTATCCATGGGGACTAGTGGAAATTGAAAACGATTCACATTGTGATTTCCGTAAGCTCAGAGCCTTGCTACTAAGAACATATCTATTAGATTTAATTTCTACCACCCAAGAAATGCATTATGAAACATATAGGAGATTAAGACTTGAAGGTCATGAAAACACAGGAGATGGTAATGAAGATTTTACACTTCCAGCAATTGCACCAGCAAGAAAATTGTCACACAATCCtaaatataaagaagaagaaaatgcaTTGAAAAAGTACTTCACTGACCAAGTCAAAGCTGAAGAGCAAAGATTTAGACAATGGGAACAAAACATTGttaatgaaagaattaGGCTGAACGGTGACttggaagaaattcaaggtaaagtgaagaaattagaGGAACAGGTCAAGAGTTTGCAGGTGAAAAAGTCACATTTAAAATAA